A window of the Oncorhynchus kisutch isolate 150728-3 linkage group LG12, Okis_V2, whole genome shotgun sequence genome harbors these coding sequences:
- the cd164 gene encoding sialomucin core protein 24, whose product MYLKLVYVTLVLALVAATTVASVDDGCAELACDTCVGDCQWLNCTFRETPAFSNVSCVNITSINGQNMTVGNCSNEICSVVTDIPAPPTISAAPVTPTASNATNSSTTEPTPADLTTAVPTALPATNGTVPVSAATHASNVSVTTASPVGPSPAPHKNSTFDAASFIGGIVLVLGLQAVVFFLYKFCKSKDRNYHTL is encoded by the exons ATGTACTTAAAACTTGTTTACGTTACATTAGTCCTTGCATTGGTAGCTGCAACAACAGTTGCGAGCGTAG ATGATGGATGTGCTGAACTCGCTTGTGACACTTGTGTCGGTGACTGTCAATGGTTGAACTGCACAT TTAGAGAAACTCCAGCTTTCTCCAATGTTTCCTGTGTCAACATCACGTCCATAAACGGTCAGAACATGACCGTGGGCAACTGCTCTAATGAAATCTGCTCAG TTGTAACTGACATCCCTGCCCCACCCACAATCTCTGCTGCTCCAGTTACCCCTACGGCCAGCAATGCAACTAACAGCAGCACCACTGAGCCCACCCCAG CTGACCTAACCACTGCAGTACCAACTGCCCTGCCCGCCACTAACGGTACGGTCCCAGTCTCTGCCGCAACGCATGCTTCAA ACGTCAGTGTCACCACCGCATCACCTGTGGGGCCTTCTCCAGCGCCTCATAAGAATTCCACATTTGACGCAGCGAGCTTCATTGGGGGCATAGTGCTGGTCTTGGGCCTGCAGGCTGTGGTCTTCTTCCTCTACAAGTTCTGCAAGTCCAAGGACCGCAACTACCACACCCTCTGA